GCTAAAACCGTGTCACAAAGTCAAAATGCAATCTGGTTAAATCAAAGATAAAGACACTTTGCTTTATCAATCAGTAATTGTGTATCCTAAAATTTACCTATTTTTTAGAATGTATCAATGCTTATATGAACAACTCACAGGTGGCCACAGTTGTTAAGGGTATCAGAGAGGGCTTTGCGAAGCAGGTTGTCACGGTCAAACACACCCCAAGTAGTCTGCATGAGGCTGTCCAGTAGACAGTCGCCTGCCGAACGATTCCACAGGGCATGTAGCCGTGAGCCCAGGTGTACAGTTACCTCCAGCGACCAGTTGATCACTGGAGGCTCGTCCTCCAGCTGTCTCTGTGCGTCCCTGTCTAACAACTCCTCCAGTAGCTGCTCCTGAACGGAACCTGGCAGCTCCTCTATATCTGTCATACATCCACTATTGTTACCATAATATGTTAACCAATTTAGGCACAGAGCCACCAAATGTAGTGATCGATTAAGATTTGTACATTATGCAATGAAGGCATTCGGTTCACTTAGTACAATAACAAGAAAAATGCATGGTTTGGAAAATGTTCTCAACACGAGACTGGCAATACAGAGGATTCCATAAATGCTAAGATCAAAGAGGACAATTTTGGATACAATACAGAGAATTAGGTTCAAGACTTAAACGCTCACTCGTGATGTAGAATCAGAAATTTGATTATCTATATCTATTGTTGCACTAGATGAAAAtcctatttcaatttataaatgactgtatttaaatatgaatttgatataaataaattggtCTTCAGAAACTGGGGTtaagataaaattgtattaaatgtccacataatttttactcataaatatttctttgaatgaatgtttaaaatttgatagttattttagaaatagaAAACAAGTAATAAATGCAAAACTAAActgttttcaacaaaatttaattgctGCCACTAGGCCTGCAGAGgatgaaataaataataccttagtggattaacatttttattcacttactactgttgtaataaaaatacaaaataatcttgCAAATTCAAAAGATTGATAACTTTTGGATATACATATTTAACCAATGTGTGGAATATTATGCTATTAGTATGAAACTAAACAATTactgattattaaatttatcacatTCATTCTATTGgaaaattgtacaaatttataaaatatatatggccaaaaattattatttgtttagtaagttaattttagaaaacatacatttagtaatgtgttacttttaaaatttagagcttaactttttgaaaaagtaatatgTAAATATCTCAACACTATATCACGGCCTAATGCACATTCACAAGCTTATACAACAGCAATGATTGATATAAGCACAGTTTCACTAAgataaatgtttctaaacaaaCAGCAGATGAAGTAATTGTAAAGTTAAACAGAGCTCCATTCCTTCCCATAGCTTTAGTACTAGTAAACTTAAGAACATAATGAATAATTACCGGCTGGGAGAGTGAAGGTGGGCATCTCATTAAGGTACGGACAAGGCATGGTACCCTTGCGCTGGCGAAGCGTAGAAGCAGCATGGCGTCTGATGTCGGCAGCCAGGTCAGGAGCAACGTAGGACGGTACTCGTTTCACGCCCGAGCCTCCACCTTCGATACGTGACAACAGCGTAGCCAGAAGGTCCTCTCGATGAAATCTGTAACAAGCGTAGGGGTAAAACCACTGTTTAATGCATCATACTTAAGCttgaaaataacaaatgtttcattatttatggtaacaagtaaaaaagtttaaaaatttagtttaatatttttaggatgaacacaaaaaattatttaaccctccatcaggcgcttaaaattagaaacaccaccAGGGGCTCACAGaagtttcctccaggttagcgaaaaATGGATTTCATAGtcctttttatttgtttaaatattcatactgatttaattacaatgtaatatattaatttttagaaattaaataaaaattacttcttatgtaatgaattttccaaataagaaattcagaatcttaaaaaatgttattgtataataacaacataattaattttaaggaataatgcaattaatagtaaaaatgtttaacctactgtaataatatatggaaattaacttagtttttaacctcttacaaaaacaacttacttcaattcttgagatattatacaattgtaatgttaattattactctgaaatcaacatttattctttactaaaacattttttacacagTAAACACAGTTTCAAAACATGTTCCTtttggttcttataacgacaatggtcactccataaacagtactgaaatgttccctagcacacttgtactgtactgacaagtctctcgtcttcattctccatttcacaaaattcaaataaaatatattgtaaaacttaaaaagaaaccatcacaggtcacacatttaggcgcacacggattattactccataaaaactaaacacaataaggggCTCACGGAGATTttgtccaagcactacaaacacaacatcgggcgctcacggaggaatcgtccagtttCGCACAGAAGTAGACcacatactgacagattttgacaaagataagcgggaggctattgtttcgcttccccaaaagatgctcgtgaagtacactgcgggaaacgactgccaacatcagaaaagtagtactattttttataataaaaaatacacggaggaaaactccgtttagcgcccgatgtagggttaactGTGGGAAACCAATTGATTTGGTTTACAATttcattcacacacacacacacacacacacacacacacacacacacacacacacacacacatatatcagattatggttttataatgttttgtgtttaGAAATCATTTAGTTGTACCAGTAACACTAATATACAAGGTGTTCCCTAGTTTTAATGCGTTCTAGAATCTCTACAAAGTGACATACACTATTCTAATTTGTGATGTTTGATTCATCATCTCTCCAAGTTTGGCTCCCCTCCAGCTAGCTGGTAGGTCTGCTCTTAACCTCATTACAGTAACCATGTGTGTCTGCATCTTTTGACTCACTTTCCAGGAAGGTAGATAGGCAGGGCTGGCCCAATACCTTAGCCACAACGTAGCCCAGACTTAACTCCACTGGACTTTTTCTTTTGGGGccacataaaaaatgttgtatacagTAAAAAGATAAGAGAAATCAATCATTTACAGGAAAGGATCAATGCAGCGGTTGGGAGAGTTAATACTGTCTACTAACATTAaacaaaagttgaaaaaattcTCTTTCATGATAGGTACTAATTGATGTAATTGTTTAGTCATTTCCTcattaaatttattctaaaatctaTGGAGGTCTATTtcaaatatcttatattcaagttgaatgaagtaatatttaagtaacacaACTGTTAAGCGATTCACATTGCCACCAAGATATTTTGTGCTTACACTAGGATTCTGACCTGATCGCTAGGTGTACTAGTGTGTGGCCTGTATCAAAGGCAGAGGGTCTATTGAGCAGAGCCACCTCGCTGGCAGTCAGCTGACGTGTGGGATCACCCCCTGATGAGAGAAAGGCCTCGACAGGACTGTGCTCGCCTTGCACCACCCCAAGACACGCTGCCAGCCATGACCGGTCAACTGCTCGTTGTCGATACCGCACCGGGTTGTTTGGACTTACAGGTTCGTCACTCCTCCGTACCGTGGATCTGTCAACgccacaaaattatatttaacccttcaacgcgttatttttttttcatggtcatactccctcctgcgttgatttttctggcggttttttagagattttgtgttttataaataatataagcaaattacccaagtttataattattttattatacttttatgttgttagtgtttaaaattagccaaattaaacaaaattaacctactttaggttaatttccctaaaagctagctaacctacaaaccatccccaactcatgtttataaaacacaacaaattgttcctgtcaaaacgggatttccttcttcaaaacaatatagttagcttgtaaaactaataataataactaaacaaaggaacgtaaaacacacaaaaatatgtcagttgaacataaccatcacactaacaatgactgtaaacaacaacaaacgtaagctgacAAACGATCGGCTGCAAGGCAATGATgtcgtcttgaatgcagctgatttctcagatattttttctaaagatcgatttttcgagatatcgactcaattaattgaaagtttgaatcttctcctttcgattggtatacatttttcattgaaaacattcgatagtcgtctgttacagctacaaaaataaccgactactccatgacgtactcagtacggcaaaacgcgatctcaagtaaaagtgtcatgacgtacctagtacggcaaaacgcgttgaagggttaaagaCTAAAACTTGTGCACTACTAATTTCAAGATTAGTGAtagcttacaaaaataaattgggGCAAATTTATTTAGTCAAGTGAAAAAGATCTTGTACAGGGTGTTCCTGGACGTGGAAAGACATCGATCATCTTgaacaaatttaaagattgtGACATTGTACTCTACCTTGAAGAGGGAGCTATAGATTTTACCCATCAACTAGGGAAGTTATATCCTGCCCAACATTACCCTAAAAATATCTGCAGTACCTTACATTCTTTTATGATAAACTCCACAAGTCATCTAAAGTCTGGAGGAAGCTAATAGAGACTTATTGTGGATGAGGCATTATGGTCCATACTGGCGAAATACTGTTTGCACTAAGTAAAACAAAGGCCAAGGAAATTCTAATGATTGGTGACCAAAAACAGATAACTTACATAAACagaacataaaacaaaaacaaattaccataatatactaaaaatagcTGAAATATTGGAAACTATTAACCATTTGTACCAGTGCACCTTTAGTGTTGCATGTCTTCTATTGAAACACTATGAATAGGGAATGACTACTAGTAGCAAAGTTAAGCGAGAGCTCAAAAAAGAGTCTGAAGAACTTAGAAAAGCTAATAATTCAACCAGATCAAAAACTCCTAGTTTTTAAACAATCAGAGAAAGCACAACTGAAAAAATATGGTTACTATGTGTCAGCAATACACAGACCTAGATTACCCATAAGGCCAAGAGTGCAGATCACggacaagaaaaaaataaaaatggtgaaacaaataaaacttcaACACGCATGAAGATGAGAAAGAAGTTTTAAGTGTAAACAGATTGCTCTCTGTCTGCAGAGCAGAATTATGCAGTTTACTTGAATGTCGTAGTCTGCAGGTGGGAGGTGTAGGGTAGGTGGTATGGGACAAGAGTCAGGTGATGACTCATTGGAAATACAGAAGACTAGACGAGCAATCAGCTCCCCTTGCCTCGCAGATCGTTTTGTACCTTGAAGTGTCACTGTCATTGTTTTTGTCAGTGAATTGAAGTGTCACTGTAATTGTTTTTGTCagtgaatttttaacattttctgctAGCTTGATGTTGATTTATGTGAATGCTAGCTTCGTCTTTTGTCAAAGGAGattttaatgattggaaaaatgTGTTGTTGAGACTTCAAAGAACATGAAAACTCAAGTTTCCCAGAAAatgaatacaatgtttttaaaagaaagaGGAAAAGAATTGGGTAAAGTTGAGTTCAGACTTACTGAAATGATTGATCCAGAAATGAGTTATTGGAAAATGATACTGCAAAGAGTTGTTCAGATAAAGCCTACTTCTGGTGGGTTGCCGTTTTTGGTTCCAATTCAAATGGAAACTACATGATGGTGCTTGAAGTTCTTGCTGAGTTTAACCCTTCTTTGGCCGACCACATTAGAAAATCTTGGAagaggaaatattttgtatttctcatCCAATGTGTGTGATAAATTCATTGAGCTACTTGGAAAACAAGTActaacctaaattttaaatgagGCTTGAAACTCTCAATACTTTTCAGTTGTTGTTGATTCTACTCCGGACATTTCGCATATGAATCAGttgttaatgttatttgtaataaGCTATTTGAAGCAAAGGGGAGAGTCAGTTgagaaatttcttaaattaattctTGCCAAAAGTTGGACTTAAGGCTTTTGATGTTTATAGCCATCAACGAGGCTCTGCTTTGGTTTGGACATATTAAAGTGCAGCGGGCAATCTTATGACAATGCGTCAAACATGTCTGGGATTTATTCTGGTCTACAAGCAAGAATTTTTTAAGGCAGTTCAATTGCATCAATGTCCCTTACGCAGCCCATTCTCTAAATTTATTTGGTACTCAGCAGTAGATTCTTGCCTTGAAGTGGTACAGTTCTTTAATCTCCTTCAAGAGTTATATGATTATTTTGTAGCTCGACATATACATGGACAGAATGACCATCATATGTACAAGTTTGTTAGTATTACATAAGTACAAAGAcactaaattaacaataaaaagcCTTTCCATGACAAGATGATCTGCTACTTGTGACACTGTGAGAGCTTTACAAGAAGAATGGTCTGCAGTAATCAAAGCTCTTGAAGAATTCGAGAGCGACCCAGATCAAAAAATGAGTACCCGAGCGGAGCAAGAGGTCTGATTAAAAGACTGATGCGGTTAGAAACAGCTGTAATAGCTCAGATTATGGGAAACTATTCTGCTTAGGCTTCATAAAGTTAACAAATATGTCAAAATGAAGATGTTGATGTAGCAGTCGTCGTAGAAGTTTTCAAGTCACTAATACATATCTTTGGAGAACTCAGAAAGCAATTTTATACGTATGATTATAAAGCATTAGACATTTGCGAAACAAAAACTTATAAACTTAATGAAAACAGCAAGAAACTTCTAGCTGACGGGTACCAAGCCGGCGAAGTTTGCTTATCCGGATGAAACAACTTCAGAGTGAATACAGTTTTACCCATAACTGATAACTTAACTGAAAAGATCAAAATGAGAACAATTTTTTACTAGAAGTTTACACTATGAAATTGCGGGCTTAAATACACAACTAGaaattgaaagtaaaacatttcttGACGTTTTTCATATTGATTTAGAGACTTCTATTTTTGAAGAACTTGTTCATCTGAAATCATACTTCATACCCAAAAAACTTATACTAAAAATCTACTGTCAAATGGCTTAGAGAAAGTGGACTACAGGAGATTTTATCCTAATGCAGAAATCTTGCTGACGATGTTTTTCTCTACTCCAATGACGAACGCATTAGCTGAGagatatgtaacaaaatataaacatcctaatttaacccttttagtgccaacgtccgtatatacggacgtttgaAAAACTACAGAGAAATGCCagcgtccgtatatacggacgtttgaATAACTACCGAAGAATGCtgacgtccgtatatacggacgttcggAGTAATAGTCATACCGCaatcattttttaacttgttataaatttgttggtatacaaacaatcagaatgaaccaatctacataaaaaaaataataatagtaatatcgtaAAGTTAGTCAGGTGTTTAGCAATGATAGAAATGGCCGTGATTGTTGCATCAGACAAAGTTGTGTCAGCTGATAGTCCACATCTAACCTCTgtgtttggttgtttgtgttgctgcttccacagtgtttgtttgttgataaatagtttactaacaatgttttactaacataaaaagtaaacttcaataaaatgaaacgCTCGCGATCTCCACTTAGCGAGAATACAGTTCTTGCCGTATTAGAATCAATGATTTGAGTGATGGTGCTTTGAGTGACGAGTCTGCTGAAAGTCCGCCTAACTATAATACCTATGTACAAAAGtgtgtacatttttttttaaatattttacaaaatgtacattattttttaagtagaaagtagTTTCAGAGAATTTTTGGTTTCatagtggaaaatattataagctttataaagaagctaaatagtgtaaataacacaaaaaagtaaaaatgtaactttctaaaaaaattaacatgatttttttggtttttcaaatattaaccaaaactttttatgtgtttattcagttttaattcctcTTTCAAGTTATAGTATGTgtatatagtgaaatattttttttaaagtactatttttcatgtgaaactggaaaaatataaaaactgtgtgTAAAATgtctactatttaaaatttttttaagttcattacatttagaaatataatttgctttatagttttttataagggaatttattttactgcaaaacaatgaaaaaattaggaaaatatctcaatatttgtaatttttacaatttttttagtaaaatactgcaaAACGGCTGAAATAGGCCTGGCATCCTTCAGTAGTATCATGTGAAAAATCACTGGCATTTCTCAgaccaacttttgattttttgtctggcactaaaagggttaatatttaaattatgtttagatAACAAAGAACTATGATGATAACGACTTTATTGTCCATTGAAATTAATGCAGTACGGTAATCAACTGTAACCTATGACTATGACAAGATGTGATTAGACTTTTTCACCAGGCTCTCTGTCAAGGCAATTACTAAGGAGAGGGTTAATCAATTTTCACTATCCCAATGTGACTAGCTCAAACACCCAATAGCTTTCCGTATCAACTGATAATAAAACAGTGCTTGGAtgcatagttttgtatttaatctGTTAATATTATGACAGCTTATAAAGATGTTGATAGAAAAAATACCACTGTGTCATACCTTTTGATGGTGGCCATATTATCTTCAATTATGATGCTGCCAGCTCCCTCGCTGGGACTGATTCTAGGTGCTGTTCCACACATGACGCAGCGTGTGGCACGTGGCCAGTTATCATACGTGCAGGTGGGACAGGCCCACTTGGCAGGAGTGGCGGCCTCCGCGCTCTCAATACGCAGCGGACGTAGCTGCTCTGCTAGGTCCGCCGGTGTAACAGGACGTGCAGTCCGACATTCTGCACACTCAACAGCCCGCCCCCAGTTCACGTGCGCACACACCTCGCAGTGCCACGAGTCCCGCTGGCTGCGTACATCTCGCGGCGATGGTCCACATCCCGGCGATGTTCCTGAAAAACAAACCGATGTATCCCATGGTATTTTCTATACCATGCGATATCAGAATACATCTTTTCCTATATTCTGATACAATACttcattttttatgaaaagattTAGAGCCATAACTATATGCATTATGACATATTAGGTAGGAAATTAGGTAgactaaatgttttatacaagggtaaataatttgtgttccatCAATTAAGCAAGCTCTACCAAGCTGACATTCACATGAATAGTTTTGTCACACATTACCAAGCCCTTGGTCTCTCTAGTCATTTACACTATGTTTTCCAGGTAGTAATGTCCAAATATATTAAAGTAGCTGAGTTGTATGAAAGTGTTAAAGGCCTTCATTGCACTGATGAACAGTTTGACACATACCCCATTGAACAGAGTaaagttatatcaaattatagttaaattaagCTGCATGGACAGCTAAACTATGTTACATGTTTTACAGCTTGTTTCATATTTTGCAAAGTTTCTGAAATTACATAAAATCATAATTGgcttatatattgaaaaattcaaatggAATGGTCTAATCAATAATTACTGTACAAATTCAAGtttcatttaatgaaatatttaagtttaaacatttattcccATTATAAACCTAGTACCTAATAACAGGTTATACACTTTTTTTAGCAATTAGCCTAACCTTTCTACATTTACATGGATCTTTCCAAAAGATTTTAACCATTTGTTAACCAATATTGTTTGACAAATATAGGGGATAATCCgttcacaaatattaaatttgtaataaaactagtTTGAATTCTACATACCTACTCCTGATGAAGCCCGAAATATATCTTCTCCACTGGTCGGTGATTCTTCTCGCAAGCGGAAAATGTCCTCATTGAGCAAAGGCTTGCTGCCACGGCACATCGTACATTTCAGCGCTGATTGGTAATTTTCGTAAGTACAATATTCGCAAACCCATTTTGCAGCCTCACTCATTCcgaataaatttcaataaactcGAACTAACACAATTACTTTAACTAGGATAAAACTTTGCAAATTTGAATAGTTGAAGTAACAGACTAGAAGAAATAAGTGCTAatgaattctttaaattttatgcccaattaataattaacactaatatcacatatttcataatccttaattatctattttaagCGTATCAACCACAAAATGCCAAACAATATTGAGTAAGAGGCAACCGGCTTTGTTCATTACACTTCCAGTTTAATGTATAGAATATCAAATGGCGAGAAATCTGCAAGTGCACTAAATTCCACAGTTGTCATGAAAAaccagttttataatttataagcatATTAGCAACCCCGAACCCAAGTCTGTAACTGAACCAACCGAACCACTTGTTCGGTACCAGTGTGAGTGAACAAACGTGTATTTGTGATTGGCTAACTCATTGTTGAGTTACCACACAAGTACAATTCTTCTCGTCTTCAATCCATTGTTCCAGTAGGAGCAGCACAATCAGTTTAATTGATGTTTTCCCTGAAACAAACAGTGAAATAAGCAACAACAAATTTAAGTTAGATCAATGGTACTTTTAAACTGGAACAATAACAAACACTTCATTGCTCACTCTAAAGATACTGCTCACATAACCTAAAATATATAGCTTTAAtgtctgattttaaaatttcttgcaCACTTACTATTTAAGATATACAATACAAATAGGCCATATTaggttaaattttacattaatctaACAATGGGTGAAAATAAGTAGCAATATTAGCTTTGTTAggctgattttgaagcaattacttTGTACTTTATGAGTAAAAATGGAAGTGTTACCAAAGGATAATACTTGCTTCACATTTCCCAGACTCCGCATATGAATAAAACTTAACTACTATCTTTCTGTggtaacatttttgtatttatagagCCTGATGTAGGTAAGACTTTGTTGAAGTTCAGTTGCGTTAGAGCGATGTTTATGCACGTTCATGAGCGTAAGTTATACTGTGAGCATATCActgataaacaatttttaaggTTTAAGGATAAATgtgacaattttttaatttttgagtttcTGCCTGGAAGTGATAAAACACAAGCAgctttaaaacatataaaggaaatCGTTTACACGCTATTACTAATACAcaagttcattttttattaagCTATTACACTTGAATTTTTGATTTCTCAATAAGTTTAAATGACTGGGCGATCTGTAAAAAGATGAACAAACAGTGTTCTGTCCACACCTCTGTTTTCAGATTAGCATCAGTACTTACAGCTACATTGCAGGATAAAATCGTCAAAAGCCGATTTTGAATTACGCCTGATCAGGCAATTGAACCTTACATGTTAAACTTATAGCTCAGCTTGGTGAGAAGGTCTGAAAACCACAAAAATAGAGTAATTACTATCAGTAAATGGTAAGCAAGTAATAATTACCATCTGTTCCAGACAACCTGTAGTCATAACTACCTAATGATAGCAGTTGTTCATTCACTTTGTATCCACAAAATGATGTTACTTCATAATAGTTGCTGTgactaattactttttttttaattcactatgTTTCTTTTATCGCCCACTATGTTTCTTAGAATCAGATGGAATGCCTAGATATTCAGGTTAACCATTTGGAGTTTTGTTATATCTGTGTCTATCTTGTGTTTTTATTTCGAATGTTTAGTGTTTCAATACATTTCAACATATAAGGCACTATGGCCAACTAAAAGTGAAAAGGCTGTTGATCACAATAaggtatagaaaaataaatttcattttactaaaaaaaggaaaacattcttTGCCACactgtttttttcctttttactcATAATCCAAATACAACAGCATTCAATCAATATTCCAGGTTTACAACAAAATGCATATTGTAGTATGTTGTAGTATTACTTTTGTTAAGAATCTAATAATATGACATAAAGAAAGACTGCATGACAATACTTTGAGCTATAAAACTATGGGTCTTTGTTATCTAcagttatagaaaaataatacacttttacaacttattgtaaatatttattgtactccatattattaatatgcatataatgtaatacaaatttttattaattaaaataaataagctgaagaaacagttgtttttttacaatactaTATACCTCTGTGGAAGTAAATGGAATCAAGCCAGTTtaaaggaaaaatagtttattcattgatatatgggagtgccgatggccaagtggtctaagacgttggacttagaatctaagttagagatagcgcaggttcgaatcctgtctgtgacccttgcactttttatcagtaccactgACCTtctactgtatcgactctcccccttattctgtttgataagaccctcgcacaggccagtggcccatgagtatgggcagaataaggcttataaggggatcggcttctcctttcaaaaaaaagaaaagcaAAAATTTAAACAGCACTATATtggttacaaaaacaaatttatcacTTAGTGTGGCCATCACTGTTTATCATTATTTCCACCTGTCCAAGtaactacttcttataacggactgtgaatata
The Homalodisca vitripennis isolate AUS2020 chromosome 4, UT_GWSS_2.1, whole genome shotgun sequence DNA segment above includes these coding regions:
- the LOC124359761 gene encoding ubiquitin thioesterase trabid — protein: MSEAAKWVCEYCTYENYQSALKCTMCRGSKPLLNEDIFRLREESPTSGEDIFRASSGVGTSPGCGPSPRDVRSQRDSWHCEVCAHVNWGRAVECAECRTARPVTPADLAEQLRPLRIESAEAATPAKWACPTCTYDNWPRATRCVMCGTAPRISPSEGAGSIIIEDNMATIKRSTVRRSDEPVSPNNPVRYRQRAVDRSWLAACLGVVQGEHSPVEAFLSSGGDPTRQLTASEVALLNRPSAFDTGHTLVHLAIRFHREDLLATLLSRIEGGGSGVKRVPSYVAPDLAADIRRHAASTLRQRKGTMPCPYLNEMPTFTLPADIEELPGSVQEQLLEELLDRDAQRQLEDEPPVINWSLEVTVHLGSRLHALWNRSAGDCLLDSLMQTTWGVFDRDNLLRKALSDTLNNCGHLFYPRWREYESCQARLLQFSLEETQWQQDWAGLMSLATQPGASLEQLHVFALAHILRRPIIVYGVKYVKSFRGEDLGYARFEGVYLPLLWDPGFCTKSPVALGYTRGHFSALVPIEPYSSPETAANNLTNQDSLQVTFLPLMDHSRKLLPVHFVTQSEMGREESLLRQWLDVGMTDGGLLVAQQRLNKRPLLVAQMLEEWLNHYRRLAQMSHAPFSRPIPVQDYSSDGDTDDE